The Candidatus Thermoplasmatota archaeon genome contains a region encoding:
- a CDS encoding tyrosine-type recombinase/integrase gives MNLNLKNLTPRERYKLVGKLIEEIKLRKYSYQTGKAYISVVKRFLKSGQTPRNFLLSHSGKSRSTMRQAYFALKFFYENVLHESFDEKLPLVKKKTKLPVVLNKEEIRKMIELTLNLKHKLVLTFLYYAGLRLDEVINLKWQDIDFDRDVIHVKVAKGEKERVVFFHPKLKEMLNVRGIKKEGIIFVSQRGGKYNKRTIQQIVNRSAKKAGIEKKVTPHTLRHSFATHLLEAGADIRYIQQLLGHKNLQTTQIYTHVANKDIKNLASLL, from the coding sequence ATGAATTTAAACCTTAAAAATCTTACCCCACGTGAAAGGTACAAGCTTGTGGGAAAACTCATTGAGGAAATAAAACTGAGAAAATATTCTTATCAAACAGGAAAAGCATACATTTCTGTTGTAAAAAGATTCCTCAAATCTGGTCAAACGCCACGAAATTTTCTTCTCTCCCATTCTGGCAAAAGCAGATCCACAATGAGGCAAGCATATTTTGCGTTGAAATTTTTCTATGAAAATGTTTTGCATGAGAGTTTTGATGAAAAATTGCCGTTGGTGAAAAAGAAAACAAAATTACCCGTTGTGTTAAACAAGGAAGAAATCAGGAAGATGATAGAATTAACACTTAATCTCAAACACAAACTTGTTTTAACGTTCCTTTATTATGCTGGTTTGCGGTTAGATGAAGTCATAAATCTAAAATGGCAGGACATAGATTTTGATAGAGATGTTATTCATGTAAAAGTTGCTAAAGGAGAAAAAGAAAGAGTTGTATTTTTCCATCCAAAATTAAAGGAAATGTTGAATGTACGTGGCATAAAGAAAGAAGGCATAATATTCGTTTCTCAAAGGGGCGGAAAATACAACAAAAGGACGATTCAACAAATAGTGAATAGATCTGCTAAGAAAGCAGGAATAGAAAAGAAAGTGACTCCTCATACTCTAAGGCATTCTTTTGCCACACATTTGCTTGAAGCAGGAGCAGACATAAGATACATCCAGCAATTACTCGGTCATAAAAATTTGCAAACCACCCAAATCTATACTCATGTGGCAAATAAGGATATTAAGAATCTTGCAAGCTTGCTATAA